Proteins from a genomic interval of Paenibacillus lentus:
- a CDS encoding GNAT family protein encodes MAKQLLQEVLRRVKDIEGLKQINLSVVTINKVAVALYKILGFETYGTEKNALEYNGRGYGEEYMTYYLR; translated from the coding sequence ATAGCTAAACAACTATTACAAGAGGTATTGAGAAGAGTGAAAGACATAGAAGGATTAAAGCAAATTAATCTTAGTGTTGTAACTATTAACAAAGTAGCAGTTGCCCTTTATAAGATATTAGGATTTGAAACGTATGGAACCGAGAAGAACGCTTTAGAATATAATGGCCGCGGATACGGTGAAGAATACATGACTTACTATTTAAGATAA
- a CDS encoding IS3 family transposase, giving the protein MQGYSISLVLRILEVERSTYYAHVNRPNQQTERILRNGRSAPGYSYTQDNKRISDEQICEWIMELLADEYTSVYGYRKLTKMLRRQHHLVINKKKVYRLCKKMNVLRPQRKLKAKHPKRLANNKVITASNQLWETDIKYGWLEGEQRFFFLMSIIDVFDRAIVAYHHGLSCEAKDLVQITQEALMKRQLFDKANRPIIRSDNGPQFISHRFAEACEQFGIIHERIPPKTPNKNAHIESFHSILESECYQRHDFESYQQAYKIVSGFIYNYNRNRIHGSIYDMSPYEYMEAVRQGNVRPKEINV; this is encoded by the coding sequence ATGCAGGGCTATTCAATCAGCCTTGTGCTGCGCATTCTGGAAGTGGAGCGTTCCACATATTATGCACATGTGAATCGCCCGAATCAGCAAACTGAGCGAATCCTCAGGAACGGTCGCTCCGCGCCTGGTTACTCATATACGCAAGACAACAAGCGAATTAGCGATGAGCAAATCTGTGAGTGGATCATGGAGCTGTTGGCCGATGAGTACACGTCTGTCTACGGATACCGCAAGCTGACAAAGATGCTGAGGCGCCAGCACCACCTTGTGATTAACAAGAAGAAAGTCTATCGGCTGTGCAAGAAAATGAATGTGCTTCGCCCTCAGCGGAAGCTCAAGGCCAAGCATCCGAAACGACTCGCAAATAACAAAGTCATTACCGCTTCCAATCAACTGTGGGAAACGGATATTAAGTATGGTTGGCTCGAAGGTGAACAGCGCTTTTTCTTCCTGATGAGCATCATCGATGTGTTCGACCGAGCAATTGTTGCTTATCATCATGGCTTGTCCTGCGAGGCTAAGGATCTGGTTCAAATCACGCAGGAGGCACTAATGAAGCGCCAGCTCTTTGACAAGGCGAATCGACCAATTATTCGATCGGATAACGGTCCACAGTTCATTAGCCATCGGTTTGCGGAGGCTTGTGAACAGTTTGGAATTATCCACGAACGAATACCGCCTAAGACGCCGAATAAGAACGCCCACATCGAGTCTTTTCACTCGATCCTTGAATCGGAATGTTACCAGCGCCACGATTTTGAGAGCTACCAACAGGCATATAAGATCGTTAGCGGTTTTATCTACAATTACAATCGCAATCGCATCCATGGAAGCATATATGATATGTCGCCGTACGAATACATGGAAGCAGTCCGGCAAGGCAATGTAAGACCCAAGGAAATCAACGTGTAA
- a CDS encoding transposase, which translates to MERKRYDLNFKKKVVSKGHEIGNMTAVARQHDLDPKMVLRWARELKRKDLDELDGDALKHASFVPTASDYAALEKEHEKLKKLYAEQALEREILRDLLKKTNPHLRIK; encoded by the coding sequence ATGGAAAGAAAACGGTATGATCTGAACTTCAAGAAAAAGGTTGTATCCAAGGGGCATGAAATCGGCAATATGACGGCAGTAGCCAGGCAGCATGATCTTGATCCGAAGATGGTGCTGCGCTGGGCAAGAGAATTGAAACGCAAGGATCTTGACGAATTGGATGGCGATGCTTTGAAGCATGCTTCATTCGTTCCTACAGCCTCAGATTATGCAGCCTTGGAGAAGGAGCACGAGAAGCTTAAGAAGCTCTATGCAGAGCAGGCGCTAGAGAGGGAAATCCTCCGTGACCTGTTAAAAAAAACGAACCCACACTTGCGGATAAAATAG
- a CDS encoding IS110 family transposase has protein sequence MKYKLKEKQNQRILDITDQTLVVGADIAKDTHVARAIDFRGIELGKDCVFENSRKGLSKLVSWMKALQRQYAKTDIVFGIEPTGHYWFPLAEFLQDKGIRIVVVNPHHVHKSKELEDNSQTKNDYKDAKVIADLVRNGHYTEPQLPTSVYADLRILMNMREKTMVSLGQVQRRIQNWLDRFFPEFNNVFKSWEGKAALVTLTEFPLPQEIVALGATAILGRWKQDVQRAVGIKRAEKLVEAASESIGLTEGTTAAKLELHTWMQQYALFTQQLEEIMNQVELLLKQISGTQEMLTIPGVGITTLAGFLAETGDLSRYSHGQQIIRLAGLNLRENSSGKKKGRTTISKRGRSRLRALLFRAVLPMVAKNPEFKAMHQYYTQRQVNPLKKKQSIVALCGKLIRILHTLGTRKIVYNAADVLGPVRRAQLQLAA, from the coding sequence ATGAAGTATAAGCTAAAAGAGAAACAGAATCAACGCATTTTGGACATTACAGATCAAACTTTGGTTGTCGGTGCAGATATTGCAAAGGACACCCATGTTGCCAGAGCGATCGATTTTCGCGGAATCGAGCTTGGCAAAGACTGTGTATTTGAAAACAGCCGTAAGGGACTCTCGAAACTCGTATCGTGGATGAAGGCATTGCAGAGGCAGTACGCCAAAACAGATATTGTGTTTGGCATTGAGCCCACCGGACACTACTGGTTTCCCCTGGCTGAGTTCTTGCAAGACAAGGGCATTCGTATCGTGGTCGTGAATCCTCATCATGTGCATAAGAGCAAGGAACTGGAGGATAACTCCCAGACTAAAAATGACTACAAGGATGCCAAAGTGATTGCGGATCTTGTCCGTAACGGTCACTATACCGAACCCCAACTACCGACTAGCGTTTACGCAGATTTGAGAATTCTCATGAATATGCGTGAGAAAACGATGGTCAGTTTGGGGCAAGTCCAAAGACGGATTCAAAACTGGCTCGATCGGTTTTTCCCGGAGTTTAACAACGTTTTTAAGAGCTGGGAGGGCAAAGCCGCGCTCGTCACGTTGACTGAGTTTCCATTGCCGCAAGAGATCGTAGCCCTTGGCGCCACTGCGATCCTCGGGCGATGGAAGCAAGACGTACAGCGAGCCGTAGGGATAAAGCGAGCTGAAAAGCTTGTGGAAGCTGCCTCTGAATCCATTGGACTCACAGAAGGTACCACTGCTGCTAAGTTAGAGTTACACACTTGGATGCAACAGTACGCCTTATTTACACAACAACTGGAAGAGATCATGAATCAAGTGGAGTTATTACTCAAACAGATTTCTGGCACACAGGAAATGCTCACTATTCCGGGTGTAGGAATCACGACACTTGCTGGCTTCCTAGCAGAAACCGGTGACCTATCTCGGTATAGCCACGGTCAACAGATTATCCGTCTCGCGGGACTTAACCTGCGAGAAAACAGTTCTGGAAAGAAAAAGGGTCGAACGACGATCAGCAAACGAGGTCGATCACGTCTTCGAGCACTACTTTTCCGAGCCGTGTTGCCCATGGTGGCAAAGAACCCGGAGTTTAAAGCGATGCATCAGTATTATACGCAGCGCCAGGTCAATCCGTTGAAAAAGAAACAGTCTATTGTGGCGCTTTGTGGAAAACTGATTCGCATTTTACACACGTTAGGCACAAGGAAAATCGTATACAATGCCGCTGATGTCTTAGGACCGGTTCGCCGGGCTCAGCTTCAGTTGGCTGCTTAA